In the Treponema maltophilum ATCC 51939 genome, TTTTTTATCCAGATTGTCAACGCGCACGTCATCGTACAGCACCGAGCCGGAATCGGGTTTTTCAAGCAAACTGATCAAGCGCATTAAAGTGGATTTTCCCGCGCCGCTTTTTCCGATGATGCCGTACACGGTATCGGAAGGCACAACGAGAGAAACGTCCCGGACGGCGTCGATACGGCCGCTGCCCGCTTCGTATGTTTTTTTTACCGAATCCAAACAAATGCGCATGCGCAAAAACTCCTGCAAAAGAGAATTTTTCAATCTTACACTTATACTTTTTTTGTCCGCTAAAGTCAACCGGTATACTTATACGGGTAAATGTGCTATAGTAAATTGCATATAAATCAAAGCGGTCGTCCAAAAAATCACATTTTTTTTGAACAACCCTTTGCACTATTTTCGCAGGAGGATATGATGAAAAAAATTGCAGCGGTATGCGCTCTCGCACTTGCATCCTTTGCCCTTCTCGGCGCACAGGCGCAGGTTCCCGGTTTTTCGAACACCGTTCACGCGGCGGTCGGTCAATCGGTAGAAAAAAATGCGCAAATTAAGTTTTTGGGCTTTACCGAATATTTTACGGGGAACGTTACCGTCGGAAAAATAACGTTCACAGGCGACATCGCATGGCAGCTTATTCCCGGTCCGGGCGGAGTGGAAACGAGGTTCGGCGATCACAATATAAACGTCGTCATCAACCCTGTCAGAGGATTCGACATCGGACTCGGAACCAACTTGAATTGGACGGTCGGTCCCGGCCCCTCGTCGGGCCCGCAGTGGAGCGCATACGACAAGCCCTATTACGGCGGCATCAACCTCGAAAACGCCCAAACAAGCGTTTCTTCCGATCCGCATTATCCGCGAAGAGGATTTGAAGTTATCAATTATTATGCGAAAAAAGCGTTCGGTTTACGCTACCGGTATCAAAATATTTTTGAAGTCGGCTTTTCGCTTCCCGAACTGACCAGCTCAAACAACTTTAACGCAGGCATCGGGCTTAAAGCGAATATTGGGGATAAATTCGGCATAGGCTTTGCGTACAACGGCCCCTTCAGCAGAGGCAAAAATTACATATACGTGGGCGCATCGACTTCGGCTTTAAAAAGCTTCGACATCGGCGTCTATTGGAACATGTTGACCGACACAAGCGCAACCGCCCACGACGGAGCAAACACCGTCGGAACCGTTATAGACTTCAGAATAAGAAACGTCCGCATCCGACCTGAAGGCGCCGTAACGTTTTGGTCGGATCCCTCTTGGGCGCCGGCAGCTTATATCGCCGTTCAAGCGGCTGTCGACCTTACCTCGGGTCTGACCGGCGGATTAAACGCAAGCTGGGGACTCGGCTCCGACTTAAAGGACGATCCCAATAACGTAAAAGCCGGCGCCCGCTTCGATATCAATCCGTATATTTTATGGACGATAAACAAGGCCCACATGCTGTCGCTCGGCGCCCAGCTGACTCCCGTCCTGTGGCGGGACAAGACCTACACCTTCGGCTGGCAGATTCCCGTCGCATGGAAGGTTTACTTCTAAAAACACATACAAGCTCAGTCCGGCTGACCTTATGCGGTCAGTCGGACGTACCCTCTGCGGTAAGCCTGACTTACCCTCTGCGGTAAGCTCGGCTGACCATAGCGTGTCGGTCGGGCTGCGACAAAATCTTAAACCCGCTCACAATTTATAAGACTTTAATCGTTTAATAAGATGTAAGATTGTATAGTTCCGTTTATTTTACATCTTCCTAAAAGATGTTTTTTTATCAAAACCGTGATTCACTATTTTTTCACTATCGGTTAAACCTGTTGATTCACAGTTTCGATCGTTTTTAGTTGACGTTGAAGCGAATGTTAGGCGCTTATCTTGACTCTCTTTTGGCTGCAATTTCATATACCTCATTATCCTGTCGTACAGAAATCACAATAATTTTCATTATATTGTCTAAATCAGTTTGTTCCAACTTATAAACTATTCTTAGTCCTGATCCTTTTAGTTTAATCTTGAATAATCCGGTTAAATTATTTCCACCTTTATTTCCCAATGGTTTACCATAACCACCTTTCACATTAGATTCCGGATTTTGTGCAACCTTAGTTATAGCTTTCAATACTATTTTTTGTTGTGCTCCGTCCAATGCTTTCAACTCTTGTTTTGCTTCCGGATGATAAACTATTTCCCACATTGATTACTCCAATTCGATATCAATGTTTTCCAGTTCTTGTTCATTTATGTTTAAATCAGTAAGAAGATCGGTGTGTGAAATATACTTTACATTATTTGATAATCTATTGTTTGCTTCAGCCATCAATAAAGCATCTTCATATTGTTCAATCAGCGCTTGATAATCTTGAGGACTTATCAGAACGCATTCCGGAGTATTATTTTTTACAACAATTCTTATTCCGTCATTTTTTACTTCTGTAAATATTCTATTTGCCTCACCTTTATTAAAACGGCTTATAGGAATTATGGAATCTAATATATTAATAGAATTTACTGCATTCATAGATAAACCTCCATGGCAAAATCTCTGGTAATAATATAACATGAAAGACAAATACCGACAAGTATATTACTATATTTACCGATATATTTATTGATAACTCTCTAAAATAAGACTTTGTGCATATAGCTTTATTCGTGCGGAGGTGTTAATCCCCCGACTCTCTCCGTCGGGGGAGATTGTTTCTCTTTGGTGCCCGCCGGGCGCTCCGTCCAACATTCGCTTAACCCGCAACGAGGCTTGCCGCAAAACAGCTCGGTTTAGTTGACGTTGAAGCGGGTGTTAGGCGCTACTTTTGTTTGTTATAAGTTTCGCAACAGCATCAATCAGAAGATACAAGATTTGAGGTAAATGGAATCACAACAACAGTATTCAAATGCTTTATTCCAAGCAAATCATTTTGCATTACAACAGCCGGACGCACTTTTGCCGGAAGACTGCCAACAGGAAGTCCAAAATCTATAAGCCATATCTCACCATGTGTCATTTTTCAGTTCTTCCCACATGGCATTCATAGAACTTCGGGAAATGTCATTTTCCATTTCAGAGTAATTTTCTTCTCTTTTTTTTGACTTTAAAGCTTCCAGCATTTTTCCCATCAAAATTATTGACTGGTCATACGAAAGAGAAAGAGCCTGTTTTGTAAAATCTTCAAATACTGTATCGACCATAATATACCTCGCTATCAGATTATAACATATATGCGGTACATTTTCATTATATAAACGATAATGGGAATAATTATTTGCTTTAATTTACAACAGAAACACCCCTTTTTTAAGTTGTTAATCGCACCCGCCGGGCGCTCCGCCCAACATTCGCTTAACCCGCAACGAGGCTTGTTTCGTTTGTCGGCGCTAAAGCGGGTGTTAACATATTATCCTTTTATACTTAATAAAACTTTAAAAAGTTCTTCCATCATTTCTTTGTTCGGCAAATGACCTGAATTTCCTACTACTCTATAGTGTAAATTTTTATTACCCGAACTTTCACAAAGTTCCTTTATAATTTTTGTAGGGGAAACTATATCGGTTTCTCCCTGTAAAATATAATACGGAACACTTACATTCTTTAATTTTTCAGATAAATCAATATGAAGAATTTCGTTCCACAAAGAAATACTATCTTTATAGCCGTTTATAAACATAGCTTTGAAATCTTTAAATGTATAATCAGGCGATTGGAATAAACCTAAAATAATTTTTCCGATTTCCAGGGGCTTTGATTTTTTATTATTGTATGCATTCGTCTTTTTTCTTAGCAAACAGGATACTAATTGCAAATCTTTACTTTTTATATTATCGATATTCGTATTTTTTATCCTAGTTATTATCCGTTCCGAAACGCCGCTTTCTTTCAATGCATTATACACTTCTTCGTTGTAGAAAATATTTTTTACAATTTGTCCTATCGCCAAAACTCCGTCAATCACTTTTGATTTTTTTTCAGCGACCGATAAACTTAATATGCTTCCCCATGATGCACTGAAAATAAATAATTTATTGTTCGGAAATTCTTTTTTTATAGAATCAATTAAATCGCAGGTCATCTGAACAAACCGGTTTATTGTGAAATTATCGTCAATTTTATAGTTATTGATTCCACAACCGAGCTGATCCCAACAAACCGTAATAAAATTATCGGTAAATTCAGGAAACATTCCTCTGCAACCCACACAAAGAGGAATCGGCGTTCCCGGGCCTCCATGCAACGTTATTAATATCGGCAAATCATCCCGTTTGCCTTCAACTAAAACCTTTTGCGAAAATCCGCCTAAATTGAATTCTGAAATATGTGAAATTTTATTATTTTTTATGACTGTTTTTCTGGTTTTATTCATTTGTTTTACCTTTATTTATCGCGCATCGGCGCATTATTCCGACGCCGCTTCGATTTTTACTATAATATCATACAAAATACACTTCTTCAATTACCGGCTCGGATTGCGGGCGGTTTTGTACACTACCCCAGCGGCAAGTAAAAACGATAAAAAATCACAGATCGGCTGCAGCAGGTAAATGCCGGTTTTTCCGTAGAGGGCGCTCAGAATATATAAAAGCGGAATGAAAAAGAATCCTTGTCGTGAAACGGATATGAAAAGCGCCGAAAAATAATTGCCGATATTCTGCATGAGCATACTGCTTGCGGCAAAAAAGGCTAAAAACGGCAGGGAGAAACATTGCATCCGCAGTATCGTAACTCCGGCGGAAACCACCTCATCATCGGCGGACATAAGCCCGATACAGTGTTCGGCAAAAAAAAATAAAATTATCGATGACGCTGTTAAAAAAATTGTGCCGACTGCAACGGTAATTATAAAAGCTTTTTTTACTCTTTCATATTGTTCGGCACCGTAATTCATCGCGCACATAGGCTGAAAGCCCTGAGCCCAGCCGATCATAATCATATACGCCAAAGCGGCAACCCGTGAACTTATCGTTAAAGCCGCTATCATGCTTTCGCCGTAGCGTGCCGCCGTAACATTGAGTAAAACCAATGCAACAGAAGTAATCGCCTGCCGTGAAAAATTAGGAAGCCCTCCCGCAATAATGTGATAGATGCGATTTTTATTGCAGTGAGCTTTTTTTATACTGAAAGGAATATTCCCGTGCCTTTTCGCAAGTACGGTCAGAACGACGCAGCCGACAATCTGGCCGATGAGCGTTGCGTATCCCGCGCCGATAAATCCCATGTTAAGCGGAAACATCAACAGCGGATCGAGCACCATATTGCAGAGCATGCCGGAAAGTAAGCCTATCATTCCGTCGCGTACGTTTCCGCACAAGCGCAGCTGATTGTAAACCGTCAATGCGTATAAGCTGAACGGAATGCTGATGATAATGATCCGTAAATACTGCACGGTAAATGTGAGTACATCTTCGGATGCACTTCCGCCTATGAGTTTTGAAAGCGGTAGAATAAAAATACTTGCTCCGATTGCAATCACAACGCCGGTTATAATTGCAATGACAATGCCTATCGACGAAAGGATTTCCGCTTCCGCATAGTCTTTTTCTCCGATTTTTTTCGACATTGCATTGCCGCTGCCGTAGCCGAACCAAAAACCGATTGCCTGAATAATGCTCACAAAGCTGAACACAATACCGATTGCCGCAATCATCGATCTGTTATGCAAGCGTCCGACAAAAAAGGTATCGGTTAAATTATATATAACGCTGATCAACATACCGATTATTGTCGGAATTGATGTTTTAACCAACAGCGGGAAAATCGGTTTTGTTAAAATATTCAAGCGTCTCAGCTCTTTTGAATCCATCGCGGCGGCTCCGTAATTCTGCGGAAAATACTACACAGCGGCGCCCATGTTTACATCGCTCCGCACCTCTCCGGCATTTCCGTCGACCGTAATCATGTCGCCGTCCTTAAATCGTGTGGTGGCAAAACCGACACCCAGTACCGCCGGTATGTTAAATTCCCGTGCAACGATTGCCGCATGGCTGAGAGCGGAACCGGTATCCGCAACGACAGCGCTTGCAAGTTTAAAAAGCGGCGTCCATTCGGGATCGGTAAGATGGCATACGAGCACATCGCCTTTTTGCATCTTATAAAATTCTTCAGGCTTGCGGATAATACGGACCTTTCCTACAACAGTCCCCGGACTGCCGCTTACCCCTTTCAGCACGGCACCTGTCGAATCAAACACCAGTAATTTTGATGCTTCCCACACCTTTTCCGCAAGCGGGAATTTCTCATTCCGTCTTGCGATCTTTTCTTTATAGACATCGGTTAGCCGGCCTGCTTTCAGCACTTCCGTTAATTCACGGTGAAAAAGATTGGCAATCCCGTGTTTATAATCTTCACTGTTTAACAACAGCATATTTATCCGCTTTACACACTGTCTGACATAATAAAAGAGCGTTTCCCACAGATACTGTGATTCTTCGCGGACAACATGAAAGTATCGAAAGTTCCGTACATCGTGTTCTATACGCGGGTATTCGGCTCCATAGATGTTCCGCAGTTTCTGCATTAAAGTCGTATAATTTCTATTATTATGGGAATCCTGATCGGATGCGTCAGGGGTGCTTAAAAGCGGACGTACAATATTGACAAGCCTGTCGGGATCTTCGATAAACGTTTTTGCTTCGATGCAATAGCAGTTGTAGTCCGACTTAAAACCGTTGCAATTTATAAAGTCATCTGCAAGCCGTTTAAATTCGGGGAAGCCTGCACACAGGGTTTTGAATTTTTCTCCGGACAGTACGGCTTCCGTTAGAGCGGCATTTTTCTTTATCTCATCGGCTATGCGGGAAATATCGTTTGTAACAACGGCGGTTCTATTGTTGAGCTGCCAATAGAAATCAAATGCGGAACAATTTTTATCTACATGTTTGATTATTTTGGTGAATTTTTTGCTCATCAAAGAAGACGGAAATAACGCGTATTTAAATCTGTCATACGCAAGCTGTTGAAGCAGTTCATAACTCCGTTCCATAAACGTACCGCACTCCGCTAAACTCATATTTTCAAAATGCAACGTTTTGATGCCTTCCATCTCTTGTTCATAATGAGTCATAAATTCTTTGCACACTTTGGAACAATAGTCGAAGTTTTTAAGCATGCGTATTATTTTAAAGATATGGACGATATTCGGCGTCAAACCCTTTTTATTGTTCGGAAGTGTCTGGATACCGTCGTCATCAATTACCGGATTTGAATTAAAAACGAGACCTCCTTCCGCAAATATCCGTGCTTTTTGATTATTAATTGCCGACATATAGTCAAAATCGAGCGCCCGATACGCAAAGGGCATTTTTTCAAGTTGAAACGCTATAAATTCTTTTGTACTTTTCGGTAAGGGCTTCTTTTGAATATATTTTTGAATGAGTTTTTCATCATCATTGTTCTTTAAGGCCGTTATTGCGCGTGCCTGCAAAATATATATTTTATTGTTTTGTATTGCCCATTCAATATCCATCGGCATACCGTAGTGCTTTTCTATGTTTAACGCCGCGCTCACAAGACCCGCAATCTCGGTATCATTCAATGCCCGCGCTATTCTTTTTGCTTCGCTTACCGGTTCTTCCTTTGTATTTTTATCGTCATAGACGATTTGTGTTTCTTTGCTCCCGATGTTTACTTCGATTATATCGCCCGCCTTATTCACGATATAACTATCCGCCGTTACGCGTCCCGAAACGATACTTTCACCCAATCCGTAACTTGCGTTGATCTGCATTTCATCTTTGTTTTGCGTTACCGGATTAAGCGTAAACAAAACACCGGCTTTTTCACTTTCTACCATTTCCTGAATGATAACGGCAATCGCAACAGTGCTTTGATTATATCCCTGATTAAAACGATAGCTTACCGCCCTGTCTCCCCACAGCGAAGCGTAGCACTGACGTATGTAAATCAATACATCCTCTATGCCTTGCACATTCAAATAAGTTTCCTGCTGTCCTGCAAAACTCGCATCGGGTAAATCTTCCGCCGTTGCCGATGAGCGCACCGCAACTCTTGCCGATTCTCCGAGCTCAGCGTATTTCTCTCTTATCTCTTTTTCCGATTGAGCGGGAAAATGTCCTGCTATAATTTTTTTCCGAAATTCTCCCGCTGCGGACAGCAATGCCCGTTCATCCGCTTGCGCTTCTGCGAGAGCGCGCGAAATAAATTCGTCAATTTTATTTTCTTTCAAAAATTCCCGATACGCCTCTGCCGTAATGACAAAGCCTTTCGGCACATTTATTCCCGCAGCGGTCATTTCGCCGAGGTTGGCACCTTTACCGCCGGCCCTTAATATGTCATCCTTATGTATCTGCGCAAAATCAAGTATCATTTTTATTCCTCCATAATTAAACTTTTCAAAACTATGCCGTTATCTTTCTATATACTTATTTACTATTCCGGATATAAATGTCCGTAGCACTTCTTTAAAATACGCCGTATCAAACTGATAGTAATGAGAACATAATAAAAAACTTCCGGTAAACGCATTCAATAAGCCTTTTTTATTCGCCCGCTTAATTACGCCGTTTTGTTCCCAATATTGTATAAGCCTTGTTAAAAAATCATCATACAGACTTTCAATCCCATGAACTTCATTCCGGTCTTTTGCTTCGAATACCTTAAACGCATCCCTATAGATCGGCTGGTTTTGAATTTTTATCATAAGATCGACTAAGAATTCGTATATGCTGTCCGCAAGAAATTCCGCCGGATTTGCAAGCGAAGCTGAAAATCTCTTTTCAACCGTGCGTAATTTTTGAACCGAGCGATACGCAAAGAGTTCCATAACCAATGCATCTTTATTCCGCCAAAAATTATAAAAACTTCCCTGCGCAATACCGGCACGTTTTGTCAGCTCCGCTATACTCAAAGCCTTTGTTCCTTTATCGTGAAATAAATCGAGTGCAGTTTCCAGAATCTTCTTTTTTATTTGAATCCGTTCTTGTTCGGTAAACGCTTTTGCCACCGTCCGCTCCTCAGCATATCTTTATTTTACACAGCTATGAATATTCTATCTTTTATTCATTGCCAGTATAGCAAAAGAGCGCCCGTATGTCAATGAATATTTTAATAGTTATTCATAGAGATGTCATTTTAGCAGCTTGTTTAGAGGCAGCCATTAAACTTCAGCCAGGAAGTTACAATTGCGGAATATACACAATTGGTTTCTGCGTAATTTTATAAGCCCCCCATACATAGCATTATTCGGTTGTTTATTGTATAATCAGACTACAGGAAGGAGCCTATTATGAGCCGTAAAAGTTTTTGTGAGAAAGATGGTATCGTAATTACCTATACCGATAATGATGTATGTTTTGAAGATTCTCAAACAGCCGAAGCTATTTTGTGATAACTGAATTCCGCAATCTTGACGCACTGGAGAGCGCCTGATGCCCATAGCGTAGAAGTGCAATTTTATAATTGATTATATTAGGAACCCTAAATTGACCGGCAGCCTATCTCGCCGTCCGTGTAGCTTCTGATTTAACAAAAGAATTTACCGGCGGATTAAACGCAAGTTGGGGACTCGGCTCCGACTTAAAGGACGATCCCAATAACGTAAAAGCCGGCGCCCGCTTCGATATCAATCCGTATATTTTATGGACGATAAACAAGGCCCACATGCTGTCGCTCGGCGCCCAGCTGACCATAGCATGTCGGTCAGGTGGCGACAAAATCTTAAACCCGCTCATAATTTATAAGACTTTAATCATTTAATAAGATGTAAGATTGTATAGCTTATTACTGAGCAGATGTAATAGGCTGGGATATTTAATATTCCGATAATTAAAATACTAAGAGGATCCTCTTCCGCTCTGAAAATAAATATCCAAAATGTTTCGAGAGAATCGGACAACAAATATGATATTTCCGATGCCTTACACATTAAAAAAAATAAACCGCAAGAGCAGACAAAAACAATACTGTTAAAAAGTAAAAAGAGACAGAATCTGAAATGAAATACCTTTGTACTCAATAAGAATATCAAACCGCCTATAATAAGATAATACGGTATTATTATCTGTAAAAATATTCCTGCATGTATTGTCCCCAACAACATCATACTGAAATAGTGAATAATTAATAATGTAAAAAAATAAAAAATATTATTCATTTCTCCGGTACGCCCGGCACCCCCCGCATTATCTCTTGTACGGAACAGCAAATCGTCTTAATATCTTTATAATTAAATAACTATCTTAATATTATACTGAATTGTCAATAGGTGAAAAGTTGTGTGTAAGCTCTTCCTAAACTCCGCCAGATCAAAACAGCAACATCTTTCTGCCGCGTGATGTATATAAACTGAACGGAATGCCGATACAGGTAAATCGATGGCGGAACAAAGGTCATAAAACCGGTATAATGTTTAGCGAAATAAATCCATGCTGTTTTAGAAGGAGGATATTAAAAATGGCTTATGTGTACTTAATGGACAACAAAAAAGCATTAAACTTGGAAACAGTAAAAAAACATGTTCAATATTTGAAAAAATTGGATGATTTGGGAAAGCTTGTATTATGCGGACCGTTTACCGACTATGACGGCGGAATGGTAATATTGGAATGTAAAAACATTGAAGAAGCAAGAGCGATTGCGGAGTCCGACCCTTTTATAAAAGAAGGATATAAGACCTTTGAGCTGCGAACCTTAGGTATTGCAAATAAAGAAAATAATTACGGGCTGTAAAAACAGTTAACGGTTCACGGTTTTAAGTACACGGTTAATTCCACGGGGTTGTGGTCGGAGTATACAAAGGATTCGTCGAAGGTACATACCGACTGCAGCTCGACGTTCGGCGATAAAATAAAACCGTCGATGATGTAGTACTGCCAGTTTTTGCGCACAGTTTCGTCGTACAGGGCGCTTTCGTATACGCCGTTGTTCAGCCGGCACGAGGGCACCGCATCGTCGGCGGCAAAGCGCCAGCCTTCCGGCAGCATGGCAGCATCCAATATGCCTGCCTGCCAAAGACCTTCATGCTTAGGATACCGCGCCATATTCAAATCGGGGAAGGTTTGGTTAAAGTCTCCGCCTGCAATTACATAGTTTCCTTTTTCGTATTCGGCGGTTAAAAAATCCATGAGTGCCTTTGTTTGCGCGGCCTTCCCCTCGCCTTCATCGTAGGCTTCCAAATGCAAATTCACGGCGACAAGTTCTTTACCGGAAGCCAACGGAAACCGATTGACGAGCAGGCAGCGCTTAAGGTTTGCAAGACGTACCGGCCATTTAAACGGAACGGGAAGCGAGTAGCGTATCGAACTTTTCGGCACAAATTGCGTAAATGTCGCAAGACCGCCGACAACCCGCCCGAGCGGCGGAAACGGAAAGGGTACAAACAGGCTTTTATAATTGCACGCGAAATTTCCCCCGAGTGCCGTCGCCTGCGAAAGAAAGCGGCTTTCATCGACATAAAACGAACGCGCCGAGCCGACATCCAGTTCCTGCAAAAACCACATATCGGCTTCGTGCGCTTTTATAAAATCGGCAATGCCGGTAAGGTTTTCTTCCACCGCCGCCCTGCTTTCCGGACGC is a window encoding:
- a CDS encoding YciI family protein, yielding MAYVYLMDNKKALNLETVKKHVQYLKKLDDLGKLVLCGPFTDYDGGMVILECKNIEEARAIAESDPFIKEGYKTFELRTLGIANKENNYGL
- a CDS encoding alpha/beta fold hydrolase, which codes for MNKTRKTVIKNNKISHISEFNLGGFSQKVLVEGKRDDLPILITLHGGPGTPIPLCVGCRGMFPEFTDNFITVCWDQLGCGINNYKIDDNFTINRFVQMTCDLIDSIKKEFPNNKLFIFSASWGSILSLSVAEKKSKVIDGVLAIGQIVKNIFYNEEVYNALKESGVSERIITRIKNTNIDNIKSKDLQLVSCLLRKKTNAYNNKKSKPLEIGKIILGLFQSPDYTFKDFKAMFINGYKDSISLWNEILHIDLSEKLKNVSVPYYILQGETDIVSPTKIIKELCESSGNKNLHYRVVGNSGHLPNKEMMEELFKVLLSIKG
- a CDS encoding MATE family efflux transporter, giving the protein MDSKELRRLNILTKPIFPLLVKTSIPTIIGMLISVIYNLTDTFFVGRLHNRSMIAAIGIVFSFVSIIQAIGFWFGYGSGNAMSKKIGEKDYAEAEILSSIGIVIAIITGVVIAIGASIFILPLSKLIGGSASEDVLTFTVQYLRIIIISIPFSLYALTVYNQLRLCGNVRDGMIGLLSGMLCNMVLDPLLMFPLNMGFIGAGYATLIGQIVGCVVLTVLAKRHGNIPFSIKKAHCNKNRIYHIIAGGLPNFSRQAITSVALVLLNVTAARYGESMIAALTISSRVAALAYMIMIGWAQGFQPMCAMNYGAEQYERVKKAFIITVAVGTIFLTASSIILFFFAEHCIGLMSADDEVVSAGVTILRMQCFSLPFLAFFAASSMLMQNIGNYFSALFISVSRQGFFFIPLLYILSALYGKTGIYLLQPICDFLSFLLAAGVVYKTARNPSR
- a CDS encoding endonuclease/exonuclease/phosphatase family protein, with the protein product MKNSSHKSVRSKMNPFKTAAVCAASLIGAGAFLFAVLILVLSITEYRPAQTENAVVIEGAAGKAGFTDAAFDAGQSVRIISWNIGYGALGAKQDFFMDGGTMVRPESRAAVEENLTGIADFIKAHEADMWFLQELDVGSARSFYVDESRFLSQATALGGNFACNYKSLFVPFPFPPLGRVVGGLATFTQFVPKSSIRYSLPVPFKWPVRLANLKRCLLVNRFPLASGKELVAVNLHLEAYDEGEGKAAQTKALMDFLTAEYEKGNYVIAGGDFNQTFPDLNMARYPKHEGLWQAGILDAAMLPEGWRFAADDAVPSCRLNNGVYESALYDETVRKNWQYYIIDGFILSPNVELQSVCTFDESFVYSDHNPVELTVYLKP
- a CDS encoding type II toxin-antitoxin system PemK/MazF family toxin; the encoded protein is MTHGEIWLIDFGLPVGSLPAKVRPAVVMQNDLLGIKHLNTVVVIPFTSNLVSSD
- a CDS encoding type II toxin-antitoxin system RelE family toxin: MWEIVYHPEAKQELKALDGAQQKIVLKAITKVAQNPESNVKGGYGKPLGNKGGNNLTGLFKIKLKGSGLRIVYKLEQTDLDNIMKIIVISVRQDNEVYEIAAKRESR
- a CDS encoding type II toxin-antitoxin system Phd/YefM family antitoxin produces the protein MNAVNSINILDSIIPISRFNKGEANRIFTEVKNDGIRIVVKNNTPECVLISPQDYQALIEQYEDALLMAEANNRLSNNVKYISHTDLLTDLNINEQELENIDIELE
- a CDS encoding TetR/AcrR family transcriptional regulator, with amino-acid sequence MAKAFTEQERIQIKKKILETALDLFHDKGTKALSIAELTKRAGIAQGSFYNFWRNKDALVMELFAYRSVQKLRTVEKRFSASLANPAEFLADSIYEFLVDLMIKIQNQPIYRDAFKVFEAKDRNEVHGIESLYDDFLTRLIQYWEQNGVIKRANKKGLLNAFTGSFLLCSHYYQFDTAYFKEVLRTFISGIVNKYIER
- a CDS encoding PEP/pyruvate-binding domain-containing protein, with protein sequence MILDFAQIHKDDILRAGGKGANLGEMTAAGINVPKGFVITAEAYREFLKENKIDEFISRALAEAQADERALLSAAGEFRKKIIAGHFPAQSEKEIREKYAELGESARVAVRSSATAEDLPDASFAGQQETYLNVQGIEDVLIYIRQCYASLWGDRAVSYRFNQGYNQSTVAIAVIIQEMVESEKAGVLFTLNPVTQNKDEMQINASYGLGESIVSGRVTADSYIVNKAGDIIEVNIGSKETQIVYDDKNTKEEPVSEAKRIARALNDTEIAGLVSAALNIEKHYGMPMDIEWAIQNNKIYILQARAITALKNNDDEKLIQKYIQKKPLPKSTKEFIAFQLEKMPFAYRALDFDYMSAINNQKARIFAEGGLVFNSNPVIDDDGIQTLPNNKKGLTPNIVHIFKIIRMLKNFDYCSKVCKEFMTHYEQEMEGIKTLHFENMSLAECGTFMERSYELLQQLAYDRFKYALFPSSLMSKKFTKIIKHVDKNCSAFDFYWQLNNRTAVVTNDISRIADEIKKNAALTEAVLSGEKFKTLCAGFPEFKRLADDFINCNGFKSDYNCYCIEAKTFIEDPDRLVNIVRPLLSTPDASDQDSHNNRNYTTLMQKLRNIYGAEYPRIEHDVRNFRYFHVVREESQYLWETLFYYVRQCVKRINMLLLNSEDYKHGIANLFHRELTEVLKAGRLTDVYKEKIARRNEKFPLAEKVWEASKLLVFDSTGAVLKGVSGSPGTVVGKVRIIRKPEEFYKMQKGDVLVCHLTDPEWTPLFKLASAVVADTGSALSHAAIVAREFNIPAVLGVGFATTRFKDGDMITVDGNAGEVRSDVNMGAAV